One window from the genome of Candidatus Zixiibacteriota bacterium encodes:
- a CDS encoding S8 family serine peptidase, whose amino-acid sequence MSTAGIVAASHTTDIAGGAQTSSGVISMDAHVLVMPIKIFNDEASPNHNIGVFASDLAAGVTYAWTHGADILSNSWGYPDPREPQYPVLNDALERAALFGRGGRGCPVIFSSGNTTMFYSNPNGVGYPAKLPYCFTVGAIGLDDYRRSYSRYGPELDLVAPSDDNSIAVWSLDQMDYWGGNTIFFSDCPPSANDVDYDCHFSGTSAACPLVSGTAALLLSKDPTLSAQAVYYILRNSADTSLGWGDITPGNWEYGYGRLDAFRAVLSISRGDADNNGSVSVGDVTFLIDYLFMSGLYPPWPDLLLGDADCDADVSIGDVTLLIDHLFITQGPLPLPCFAYND is encoded by the coding sequence ATGTCCACCGCCGGCATCGTCGCCGCCTCTCATACAACCGACATTGCGGGCGGAGCGCAGACATCGAGCGGTGTTATCTCTATGGACGCTCATGTGCTAGTGATGCCGATTAAGATATTCAATGATGAAGCGTCCCCAAACCACAATATCGGTGTATTTGCCAGCGACCTGGCAGCCGGTGTGACCTATGCGTGGACTCACGGAGCTGACATTTTGTCGAATAGTTGGGGATACCCTGATCCCCGCGAGCCTCAATATCCCGTGCTCAACGACGCGTTGGAACGTGCTGCTCTGTTTGGCCGGGGTGGGCGTGGCTGTCCTGTCATATTCTCCTCCGGGAATACAACTATGTTTTATTCAAATCCCAACGGTGTGGGTTACCCGGCCAAGTTGCCCTATTGCTTTACTGTCGGAGCAATTGGTCTGGATGACTATCGCCGCTCCTACAGCCGTTACGGACCCGAACTCGATTTGGTGGCGCCCAGTGACGATAATTCGATTGCTGTCTGGTCGTTGGACCAAATGGACTACTGGGGTGGTAACACCATTTTCTTTTCTGATTGCCCGCCATCAGCGAACGACGTGGATTACGATTGCCATTTTAGTGGGACCTCGGCGGCTTGCCCGCTCGTCTCCGGCACTGCCGCCCTGCTCTTGTCAAAGGACCCCACTCTGAGCGCCCAGGCAGTCTATTACATCCTTCGCAACTCTGCCGACACAAGCCTTGGCTGGGGAGATATTACACCGGGAAACTGGGAATACGGCTACGGTCGTTTGGACGCCTTCCGAGCAGTTCTGTCAATCTCTCGCGGTGACGCCGACAATAATGGCTCCGTATCAGTCGGCGATGTCACCTTTCTGATCGATTATCTGTTTATGTCCGGCCTGTACCCACCCTGGCCGGATCTACTACTGGGTGACGCCGATTGTGACGCCGATGTATCGATCGGTGATGTCACTCTCCTGATCGATCATCTTTTCATAACCCAGGGACCACTCCCCCTGCCTTGTTTTGCCTATAACGATTGA
- a CDS encoding response regulator, whose translation MKALLIARNNERWNEISRWLHKTRWTVQNVPSCRLGLKAIQADPEIDLVLIDGAGAENYGLSFVNAIKRDHRLYSIPVIVGGHDISEDLVAQYGALGVDNIILLPTSRETFEAKVLRAMQSGKPNVLVVDDDSAIRELVSDFLVLERYRPLQAESVDQALAVLEKGPVDVVITDIMMPGKTGLDLLVHVKQTYPDIPVIMITGHVGQYTPDKVIAMGADGYFAKPFHNLELVYTLRKVRRDRPKVRVTTA comes from the coding sequence ATGAAGGCCCTGCTGATAGCCCGCAACAACGAGCGTTGGAACGAGATAAGCCGCTGGCTGCACAAAACGAGATGGACAGTACAAAACGTCCCCTCCTGCCGACTCGGTCTGAAAGCCATCCAGGCCGACCCGGAGATCGATCTGGTGCTGATCGACGGCGCCGGGGCTGAAAACTACGGGCTGTCATTCGTGAACGCAATCAAGCGGGACCATCGTCTCTATTCGATACCCGTCATTGTCGGGGGTCACGATATCTCCGAAGATCTTGTGGCTCAATATGGAGCTCTTGGTGTAGACAACATAATCCTGCTGCCGACCAGCCGTGAGACGTTCGAAGCCAAGGTCCTCAGGGCGATGCAGAGCGGCAAACCGAATGTACTGGTGGTCGATGACGACTCGGCCATACGTGAACTCGTTTCCGATTTCCTGGTGCTGGAACGGTATCGGCCGCTGCAGGCCGAAAGTGTCGATCAGGCGCTGGCTGTGCTGGAAAAGGGTCCGGTCGACGTAGTCATAACGGATATAATGATGCCGGGGAAGACCGGGCTCGACCTGCTGGTTCATGTCAAGCAAACCTATCCGGACATACCGGTGATCATGATTACCGGCCATGTCGGCCAGTACACGCCGGACAAAGTGATAGCGATGGGGGCCGACGGCTATTTTGCCAAACCGTTCCACAATCTGGAACTCGTTTATACGCTGCGCAAGGTGCGCCGCGACCGACCTAAAGTGCGCGTGACCACCGCGTAG
- a CDS encoding GNAT family N-acetyltransferase — translation MNKPENRNRIHVREIGPDDWPVISELFGERGACGGCWCMHWRREKRGKAWEELKGEPNKRAFKKLIESDQAHGIVAFSGDHPIGWCSFGRRSEFPRLLRTKAYQLSDETAGTQAGIWSVNCLFLDKSYRNMGVSQLLVDAAVKAIRKRKGKVVEAYPVTLTQDGQKLPAAFAFTGPEIIYQRLGFKEVQRLARSRPLYRLELA, via the coding sequence GTGAACAAGCCAGAAAACCGAAACAGAATCCATGTGCGCGAGATCGGCCCGGACGACTGGCCGGTAATCAGCGAACTGTTCGGCGAGCGCGGAGCCTGCGGCGGATGCTGGTGCATGCACTGGCGCCGCGAAAAAAGAGGCAAAGCATGGGAGGAGCTCAAGGGCGAACCGAACAAACGCGCGTTCAAGAAGCTGATCGAATCCGACCAGGCGCACGGGATTGTCGCATTCTCCGGTGACCATCCGATCGGCTGGTGTTCATTCGGACGTCGCTCCGAGTTTCCTCGCCTGCTCCGTACGAAGGCTTATCAGTTGTCCGATGAAACTGCCGGCACACAGGCCGGAATCTGGTCAGTCAATTGTCTCTTCCTCGACAAATCGTACCGCAACATGGGTGTGTCGCAACTGCTGGTCGACGCTGCCGTGAAGGCGATTCGCAAGCGCAAAGGAAAGGTGGTCGAAGCGTATCCGGTGACGCTTACCCAGGACGGACAGAAACTGCCGGCGGCGTTTGCCTTTACTGGTCCGGAGATCATCTATCAGCGACTCGGATTCAAA
- a CDS encoding STAS domain-containing protein, with the protein MKFKDFESEKGVIVLELSGKIMGGEETTMFHGKLHEYIQAGKRQFVIDLKSVEWMNSVGLGMLISALTTVKNAKGRLVLANITNIESILTMTRLITVFEHFDSQAAALKSF; encoded by the coding sequence ATGAAGTTCAAGGATTTCGAGAGCGAAAAAGGCGTTATCGTGCTCGAGCTGTCCGGAAAAATCATGGGCGGCGAGGAAACCACCATGTTTCACGGCAAGCTGCACGAGTATATCCAAGCCGGCAAACGGCAGTTTGTCATCGATCTTAAGAGTGTTGAATGGATGAACTCCGTGGGTCTCGGCATGCTGATCTCCGCGCTTACCACGGTTAAGAACGCTAAGGGACGGCTGGTGCTGGCCAACATCACCAATATCGAGTCGATCCTGACCATGACCCGCCTAATCACCGTATTCGAGCATTTCGACAGCCAGGCGGCGGCGCTAAAGTCATTCTGA